The Moorena producens PAL-8-15-08-1 genomic interval GGACTTTTGCCAATGATTCTTTGGCAGTACGGTTTGGTAACTCTGGAGCAATTAGATAAAATTTATGACTGGTTGGAAACAGCCTAAAGCCTGATCAATCAGGGAGGAGTAGGCAAACTATGTCTAAGGAGCTATGTCTTTGGGTTAAAATCTCCCTAAGACAAATTTATAATTCTACTTTGTGCTTCACTATTTATGCCCTTATCAAAAAGAGCGGTTTGATAAGTGACTCGCTCTTTTTGTTAGATCTTGGCTATCCGAATGTAAGTATCAATGTAAGTATTCAGCCTACCGCTATCAGCTATCAGCCATTCATATAGCCTTTGTATCATCGGTTGTGAAAATACTCCCAAAGGCTAAGAGGCAAGAGGCAAGAGGGGAAAGAGATCCTCAGTTTTATTGTCCAATAAAAAAAGACCATACAGGTTTACATCTCAAATACAAACGCTATAGTATGCCTGTAGCCCTTCAGCGGACTGCTGATAGTTAAATGCTTACAATGAAAGTCCACATGAACTATAGCGGGTTCTAACCTAATGAGGTACACAGGATTTTTTCCCTGTTCCCGACTCCCGATTCCCGATTCCCGATTACCTATTACCGATTACCTATTACCTATTACCTATTCCCTAAAACCCAAAAATTTGTACATCACCTAATTTAAAACTGCTATAGTCATAATGGGTAGTAAGATAACTAATGGGGTTGTACTACTTTGAAACGAACAATCGTAATACTCACTTTTGGCTTAATCTTAGGAATTTTTATTTCACAGTTTATTCCACCAGCCACAGCTTCTATAACTGTTGTAGAATCGCGGATTTCTTCTCTTGAATCTGAGATAATTAACTTGAGATTTAAACTCAATCAGTTAGAGACTCAGTTACGTCAGGTCAACCAGTCAGTTCCTGATAGTAATCGACCCAGTCAACACCAGGGACCATCACCAACTGATACCTATAGCAGGGTAGACGCTGATCACCCCATGTTTAAGCGTCTCGCTACTTTAGTAATAGAACTCAAGGAACGGGTTAATCGATTAGAAGAAGAGGTATTATCAAAAGAATTAAAACTTAAAAATTAAGAATTAAAAATTAAGAATTAAAACTTAAAAATTAAGAATTAAAAATTAAGAATTAAAACTTAAAACTTAAAACTTAAAAATTAAAACTTAAAAATTAAAAATTAAAAATTAAAACTTCTAACTTCTAACTTCTAAGAGGATATCTGAAAAGTTGTTTTATACTGAATTTTGCCCCCCTAGCCCCCCAACTTTGGGGGGAACAAGAGTCTATTTGCTTCTACAAGTCCCCCAAAATTGGGGGACCAACGGGGGCTTGGATGTAGCAAATGAGACTTCTCAGACAACTTCTAACTTCTCTTTGATGCTAGTTGATCTGCCCAGCGAGTTGTTTCTGGTAATCGATACTTAGATGTGCAGCGCAACACATAATGAATTGCTGTGGGTAAGCTAATGCGATGACCAATGGAAACATAGACTGGCTTGACTCCAGTCCGAGTACGCACAACGGCTCCAATGATTTCTCCATCATGGCTCAGCGGTTGGCAATTACCTTTGTTTTCGGGCAATTCCTCATGATCACCAATGAATCGGGACTTAGCCACACCAATGGTAGGAATATCTGTCAGTACCCCCAGATGGCAGGCAAGACCAAAGCGACGAGGATGGGCAATGCCCTGACCATCACACAAAATTAAGTCAGGGATAATGCTAATTTTTTCCAAAGCATCCAGTACTACAGGGACTTCTCGGAATGATAGGAAGCCTGGTACATAGGGAAAGGTAGTGGGTCTCGATGCGATCGCATTTTCCCTCAGCTGCAAGTCGGGAAAGCTTAAAACTGCTACTGCTGCCTGTGATATAGCGCCATCCTCCTCAAAACCTACATCTACACCCGCAACATACTGCACTTCCCCCAACTGATCTTCAGAAATTACCTCAGGTTGTAGTTGTTGTTGAATTGCTTTAGCTTCTTCACTATTGACTGGCCAAGGGTGGCGTTGTTGGATCTCCATAGTGATTTTATGATTGGTATAGGGCTACGCGCAATGGCATTGGCAAGAGGCAAGAGGCAAAAGTTCACGTGCATTAGCAAATGAGCTTTTATCAATGTCCTAACTTTAATGCGTAGTGCTATATGTGGAAATTTTCCATTTCCTGGCGCAACATAAACGATAATTAATTATAATCAATTAATTAATTAACTAGATTTGGTCTCACTGATATCAAAACGCTGGCGCAAGATAAATTCTGCGATCGCTAAATCCACTGGGGTAGTTACCTTCAAATTCGTCTCCTCCCCTTCCACAATCTTTACTGGCAAGCTGCACCGTTCAAACAAAGCGGCATCATCCGTAACTTCCCAGCCAGCCTTACGTCCTTGGTTATGGCACTGTTTCAACAACTTCACCTCAAATCCCTGGGGTGTCTGTGCTGCCCACAATCCTTTCCGATCCGGTGTATCTTGAACAAGATTGGCTTCATCCACTACTTTAATGGTATCCTTAACAGGCACAGCGGCAATTAGACCGGGACAATCAATTAAGACTTCGGCACACCGTGCCAGTAACTCAGGGGTAGCTAAGCATCTAGCACCATCGTGAATCAACACCCTTTCGGCTTCTGCTGGTAAAGCCTGCAAGCCATTATAGACAGATTCTTGCCGTGTTTCCCCCCCCTCAATCAACTCCACAGGTTTAGATAGGGCAAGTTCAGCTAGAATTGCTTTAAACTCTGGGGAGTCATAGGGTTGTCCGATGATCCCAATCCAGCTAATACTACTAGCTTTCTCTGCTGCTAGCAGTGTCCAAGCCAGTATTGGTTTACCCAGAAGTGTTAAAAGAAGCTTATTGCGATCGCTCCCCATCCGTCGTCCCATTCCGGCTGCTGGAATTAATAAATGCACGATTTTCTACCTCTTAGCTCCTGCTTCATGGCTGAGCTTAGGATACTATGCCCTGGATAGAATCAGAATTAGTCGTTCCAGCGTCAAGTTAAAATTAAGCTGATCCGTAAGCTCAAGTAATTTGAGATGAGAATACTAGCCCTTGTCCCTGGTGGAATTGGCGACCAAATCCTGTTCTTTCCCACCCTCTCACAACTAAAACAGTATTATCCCAAAGCTGAGATTGACGTTATTGTGGAACCGCGAGCCAAGGGGGCTTATCGGGTTTGTCAGTCAGTCGATGAAGTCCTAACCTTTGATTTTAAAGACCGCAATGGTCTCGCAGATTTTGGTAACTTGTTGGGAGTGATCCGCGATCGCGAGTACGATGCTGCGATGACCCTGGGACGTCGGTGGTCAGTTGGGCTGTTGCTCTGGATGACTGGTATTGTGCGTCGAATTGGTTACCAAGCTGGTTCAAGGGATTTGTTTTTTACCAACCCTGTGCCCCTAAAAACTGAGCAGTATGCTGCCCATATGTACCACGACTTACTACTAGGTTTCGGTATTAACGTTCCTTGTCAAGAACTCGCGGTTAGGGTTCCCAAATCAGATATTGAGTGGGCAGAAGCTCAACAGCAACAGCTAGACATTCCAGAAATTGGCTACATTCTTATTCATGGCGGTTCTAGTCAACTGGCTCTGTCCCAAGGAATTGATAAAATCTACCCAGTTGAGAAATGGCAGCAGATTGTTGAGGACATTCGCCAAAAACAACCCGATCTTCCCATTGTCTTGCTAAAAGGGCCAGAGGATGCAGAATGGTGCCAGGCTATGATGGAGTACTATCGTGACCTCAAAGTTAGTGCTCCAGAAGATATTGGTAAATTGGCAGCCATGATTGCTGGTGCTAATTTGATGCTGTGTACCGATAGTGCACCGATGCATCTAGCTGTAGCTGTTGGTACTCCTACCATTGCCTTGTTTGGTCCGACAGAAGCAAAAAAACTACTACCTGTCAAGGAGGGGGTATACGGTATTCAATCACCTACCGGTCGGATTGCTGATATCAAACCGGAAACTGTATTAGAGCAAATTTGGGGTAGCTAATAGGCTCCCAGTATTTCTTGAAAAAGTAATCAAGGTGCTTTTCTGTTATCCCCAAACTCTGTTGAGGATGGAAAGCTGACGCTATAGGGGTTGATTGAGATGATCATCAACCCGATGTGGACTTATACTTTGCACAGGTACTTTGCACAGGCATAAGCTGCCCATTCATAGTATTTCTTATGCCAAGATAGCGTTTCTTA includes:
- the nfi gene encoding deoxyribonuclease V (cleaves DNA at apurinic or apyrimidinic sites) yields the protein MEIQQRHPWPVNSEEAKAIQQQLQPEVISEDQLGEVQYVAGVDVGFEEDGAISQAAVAVLSFPDLQLRENAIASRPTTFPYVPGFLSFREVPVVLDALEKISIIPDLILCDGQGIAHPRRFGLACHLGVLTDIPTIGVAKSRFIGDHEELPENKGNCQPLSHDGEIIGAVVRTRTGVKPVYVSIGHRISLPTAIHYVLRCTSKYRLPETTRWADQLASKRS
- the ispD gene encoding 2-C-methyl-D-erythritol 4-phosphate cytidylyltransferase; this translates as MHLLIPAAGMGRRMGSDRNKLLLTLLGKPILAWTLLAAEKASSISWIGIIGQPYDSPEFKAILAELALSKPVELIEGGETRQESVYNGLQALPAEAERVLIHDGARCLATPELLARCAEVLIDCPGLIAAVPVKDTIKVVDEANLVQDTPDRKGLWAAQTPQGFEVKLLKQCHNQGRKAGWEVTDDAALFERCSLPVKIVEGEETNLKVTTPVDLAIAEFILRQRFDISETKSS
- a CDS encoding glycosyltransferase family 9 protein, yielding MRILALVPGGIGDQILFFPTLSQLKQYYPKAEIDVIVEPRAKGAYRVCQSVDEVLTFDFKDRNGLADFGNLLGVIRDREYDAAMTLGRRWSVGLLLWMTGIVRRIGYQAGSRDLFFTNPVPLKTEQYAAHMYHDLLLGFGINVPCQELAVRVPKSDIEWAEAQQQQLDIPEIGYILIHGGSSQLALSQGIDKIYPVEKWQQIVEDIRQKQPDLPIVLLKGPEDAEWCQAMMEYYRDLKVSAPEDIGKLAAMIAGANLMLCTDSAPMHLAVAVGTPTIALFGPTEAKKLLPVKEGVYGIQSPTGRIADIKPETVLEQIWGS